In a genomic window of Glaciimonas sp. PCH181:
- a CDS encoding DUF4198 domain-containing protein: MTLFFKRSVNRSRTIVALALSAIAISLPLSAQAHRLWMLPSATVLSGDDPWVTVDAAISNDLFFFEDFPLRLDGLTVIGPDGKNVEAANLNTGKHRSTFDVHLAQSGTYKLAVLNNGLNASYKLNGQTKRWRGSAEALVKEIPADAQELKVTQSQGRIETFVTAGKPSKTALAITGVGLELNPITHPTDLVAGDKATFQLLLDGKPAPDVEVEVVPGGIRYRDKLNDTKIKTGAEGKFSVTWPGPGMYWMAASVANQKATVPRATERRASYAATVEVLP; encoded by the coding sequence ATGACACTATTTTTTAAGCGTTCGGTTAACCGCTCACGAACGATTGTCGCGCTGGCATTGTCAGCAATCGCCATCAGCCTGCCTTTGTCGGCGCAGGCGCATCGCTTGTGGATGTTGCCATCAGCCACAGTTTTATCGGGTGATGATCCATGGGTGACGGTTGACGCCGCTATCTCTAATGATCTGTTCTTCTTTGAGGATTTTCCACTGCGGCTTGATGGCCTGACCGTCATCGGTCCTGACGGCAAAAATGTCGAGGCAGCAAACCTCAATACCGGCAAGCACCGCAGCACATTCGATGTTCACCTTGCCCAAAGCGGGACTTACAAACTGGCTGTCTTGAACAACGGATTAAACGCCAGCTATAAGTTGAACGGCCAGACGAAACGGTGGCGTGGCAGCGCTGAAGCGCTGGTCAAAGAAATTCCTGCAGATGCGCAAGAGTTGAAAGTAACCCAATCGCAGGGTCGCATAGAAACCTTTGTCACCGCAGGTAAGCCGAGTAAAACTGCATTGGCGATCACTGGCGTTGGATTGGAACTCAATCCCATCACGCATCCGACCGATCTGGTCGCAGGTGATAAGGCCACGTTCCAGTTACTGCTGGACGGAAAACCAGCACCTGATGTCGAGGTCGAAGTCGTACCGGGCGGCATCCGTTATCGCGACAAGCTAAACGATACAAAGATCAAGACCGGTGCCGAAGGCAAATTCAGTGTCACATGGCCCGGTCCTGGCATGTATTGGATGGCAGCCAGCGTTGCCAATCAAAAAGCCACGGTGCCGCGTGCAACCGAGCGGCGCGCCAGCTACGCGGCAACGGTTGAAGTATTGCCTTAA